The Panthera leo isolate Ple1 chromosome C2, P.leo_Ple1_pat1.1, whole genome shotgun sequence genome window below encodes:
- the HMGN1 gene encoding non-histone chromosomal protein HMG-14: MPKRKVSSAEGAAKEEPKRRSARLSAKPAPAKVEAKPKKAAGKEKSSDKKVQTKGKRGAKGKQAEVANQETKEDLPAENGETKNEESPASDEAGEKEAKSD; this comes from the exons ATGCCCAAGAGGAAG GTCAGCTCCGCCGAGGGGGCGGCGAAGGAGGAG CCCAAGAGGAGGTCGGCGAGGTTGTCAGCT AAACCTGCTCCTGCAAAAGTGGAAGCGAAGCCAAAAAAGGCGGCGGGAAAG GAGAAATCTTCAGACAAAAAAGTGcaaacaaaggggaaaaggggAGCAAAGGGAAAACAGGCTGAAGTGGCtaaccaagaaacaaaagaagacttACCTGCAGAAAACGGAGAAACTAAAAACGAGGAG AGTCCAGCCTCTGatgaagcaggagagaaagaagccaagtCTGATTAG